One segment of Streptomyces sp. XD-27 DNA contains the following:
- a CDS encoding penicillin acylase family protein, producing the protein MRRRTRTLRSIAGAALLALGATLATPLPPAAQAADPVTDYCQGRCSDILPPGANGNATLAEILAHKVFGTRPAHNDDQLAPYDKLVGGHPTLTDASLTEFFNDASFGVPADQVASVTRPRDDVTITRDKRTGVPHIQGTTREGTEFGAGYAAAQDRLWLMDLFRHVGRGELTPFAGGAESNQGLEQDFFRQAPYTEADYQAQIDRILATQGERGRQAMADAQAYVDGINAYREQAKNGRYFPGEYVLTGHVDAITNAGEIQPFKLTDLIALASVVGALFGNGGGGEVESALSLLAAQQKYGIAEGARVWESFRERDDPEAALTVRDAAFPYAGKPADPKGTALPDPGSVTPEPLVFDRTGSAVTRATKRVKAPATLDELRGIYDDGVLPADLFSRKHGMSNALVVSGKHTASGHPVAVFGPQTGYFAPQLLMLQELQGPGISARGASFAGVGMYVQLGRGQDYAWSATTSAQDVTDTYAVELCSPDGGTPAKDATHYRYHGACLPMEKLERRNAWKPTVADPTAEGSYRMQVHRTRYGLVTHRATVDGKPVAYTSLRATYRHEADSIIGFQMLNDPGHVRDAASFQSAAQHINYTFNWFYADSRQTAYYNSGLNLVRAADVDPSLPVKAEAPYEWRDFDPALNTAAYTPPAEHPQSVDQDYYTSWNNKIAKGYTAAGFGNGSVHRGNLLDDRVRELVERGGVTRASLTRAMAEAAVTDLRGEDVLPELLKVVRGAPVDDPRLATAIGQLDSWRAAGAQRRETSPGSHTYGHADAVRIMDAWWPLLVEAVFAPGLGPDLYDRLRANLPIDESPSAGHGPTGSHAGSSFQYGWWSYVDKDLRAVLGEEVKGGLARPYCGAGDLAVCRGTLLATLKRALDKPATEVYPADAHCAAGDQWCADAIIHRALGGITQPPVNWQNRPTYQQVVEFPAHR; encoded by the coding sequence ATGCGACGACGTACCCGTACGCTCAGGAGCATCGCCGGCGCCGCCCTGCTGGCCCTGGGCGCGACCCTCGCCACCCCGCTGCCACCGGCGGCACAGGCGGCCGACCCCGTCACCGACTACTGCCAGGGCCGCTGTTCGGACATCCTGCCGCCCGGCGCGAACGGCAACGCCACGCTGGCGGAGATCCTCGCCCACAAGGTGTTCGGCACGCGCCCCGCGCACAACGACGACCAGCTCGCGCCGTACGACAAGCTCGTCGGCGGCCACCCCACGCTCACCGACGCGTCGCTGACCGAGTTCTTCAACGACGCGTCCTTCGGCGTCCCCGCCGACCAGGTGGCCTCGGTCACCAGGCCGCGGGACGACGTCACGATCACCCGGGACAAGAGGACCGGCGTCCCGCACATCCAGGGCACCACCCGTGAGGGCACCGAGTTCGGCGCCGGATATGCCGCCGCACAGGACCGGCTGTGGCTGATGGACCTCTTCCGGCATGTGGGGCGCGGTGAGCTGACCCCGTTCGCGGGCGGCGCGGAGTCCAACCAGGGCCTGGAGCAGGACTTCTTCCGGCAGGCCCCGTACACCGAGGCCGACTACCAGGCCCAGATCGACCGCATCCTCGCGACCCAGGGCGAGCGCGGCAGGCAGGCCATGGCCGACGCCCAGGCGTACGTCGACGGCATCAACGCCTACCGCGAACAGGCCAAGAACGGCCGCTACTTCCCCGGCGAGTACGTCCTCACCGGGCACGTCGACGCCATCACCAACGCGGGCGAGATCCAGCCCTTCAAGCTCACCGACCTGATCGCCCTCGCCTCCGTCGTCGGCGCGCTCTTCGGCAACGGCGGAGGCGGCGAGGTGGAGTCCGCGCTCTCGCTGCTCGCCGCCCAGCAGAAGTACGGCATCGCCGAGGGCGCCCGGGTGTGGGAGTCGTTCCGCGAGCGTGACGACCCCGAGGCCGCCCTGACCGTGCGCGACGCCGCCTTCCCGTACGCCGGCAAACCGGCGGACCCCAAGGGCACCGCCCTGCCCGACCCCGGCTCCGTGACGCCGGAACCGCTCGTCTTCGACCGCACCGGCAGCGCCGTCACCCGCGCCACGAAGCGCGTCAAGGCCCCCGCGACCCTCGACGAGCTGCGCGGCATCTACGACGACGGCGTGCTGCCCGCGGACCTGTTCAGCCGCAAGCACGGCATGTCCAACGCCCTCGTCGTCTCCGGAAAGCACACCGCCAGCGGCCACCCGGTCGCCGTCTTCGGCCCGCAGACCGGCTACTTCGCCCCGCAGCTGCTGATGCTCCAGGAACTCCAGGGGCCGGGCATCAGCGCGCGCGGCGCCTCCTTCGCGGGCGTCGGGATGTACGTCCAACTGGGGCGTGGCCAGGACTACGCGTGGTCCGCCACCACCTCCGCCCAGGACGTCACCGACACCTACGCGGTGGAGCTGTGCTCCCCGGATGGCGGCACGCCCGCCAAGGACGCGACGCACTACCGCTACCACGGCGCCTGCCTGCCGATGGAGAAGCTGGAGCGACGCAACGCCTGGAAGCCGACCGTCGCCGACCCCACCGCCGAGGGCTCGTACCGCATGCAGGTGCACCGCACCCGGTACGGCCTGGTGACGCATCGCGCGACGGTCGACGGCAAGCCCGTCGCGTACACCTCCCTGCGCGCCACCTACCGCCACGAGGCCGACTCCATCATCGGCTTCCAGATGCTGAACGACCCCGGACACGTGCGGGACGCCGCGTCCTTCCAGAGCGCGGCGCAGCACATCAACTACACCTTCAACTGGTTCTACGCCGACTCCCGGCAGACCGCCTACTACAACAGCGGACTCAACCTGGTGCGCGCCGCCGACGTCGATCCGTCCCTCCCGGTCAAGGCCGAAGCGCCGTATGAGTGGCGGGACTTCGACCCGGCCCTCAACACCGCCGCCTACACCCCGCCCGCCGAGCACCCCCAGTCCGTCGACCAGGACTACTACACCAGCTGGAACAACAAGATCGCCAAGGGCTACACCGCGGCCGGGTTCGGCAACGGCTCCGTGCACCGCGGGAACCTCCTCGACGACCGCGTACGCGAGCTGGTCGAGCGCGGCGGCGTCACCCGGGCCTCGCTGACCCGGGCCATGGCCGAGGCCGCCGTCACCGATCTGCGCGGCGAGGACGTACTGCCCGAGCTGCTGAAGGTGGTGCGCGGCGCACCGGTCGACGACCCCCGGCTCGCCACCGCCATCGGGCAACTGGACTCCTGGCGGGCCGCCGGGGCCCAGCGGCGCGAGACGTCGCCGGGCTCGCACACCTACGGGCACGCCGACGCCGTCCGCATCATGGACGCCTGGTGGCCGCTGCTCGTGGAGGCCGTCTTCGCGCCCGGACTCGGCCCGGACCTGTACGACCGGCTGCGCGCCAACCTGCCCATCGACGAGTCTCCGTCGGCCGGGCACGGGCCCACCGGCTCCCATGCCGGGTCCTCCTTCCAGTACGGCTGGTGGTCCTACGTCGACAAGGACCTGCGCGCGGTCCTCGGGGAGGAGGTCAAGGGCGGCCTGGCCAGGCCGTACTGCGGCGCGGGCGACCTGGCGGTCTGCCGCGGCACCCTGCTGGCCACCCTCAAGCGGGCGCTGGACAAGCCCGCCACCGAGGTCTACCCCGCTGACGCCCACTGCGCGGCGGGCGACCAGTGGTGCGCGGACGCGATCATCCACCGCGCCCTCGGCGGGATCACCCAGCCCCCGGTCAACTGGCAGAACCGGCCCACCTACCAGCAGGTCGTGGAGTTCCCCGCACACCGCTGA